From the Sulfolobales archaeon genome, the window CTGGTAATGCTAGAGGAGCTTGTGATGAGACAGATCCTAGGTGTGTTGGGAGAGTTGGTTTCGGAGGAGGTTCTCTTCCTGCTGATAGGATTTTAGAGGAAGCAGATCTGCTTCTAGTTCTAGGTGATGAGCTTGATGATATAGCTACCTATGGTTATAATATTATTCCTAGAGGAGATGTTGTAGTGGTCACAGAGAATAAGATTGTTGAAAGCAGACCTCTCTACTATTTGAAACTTGTTTATGCAGATCCTTATGAGACTTTGAAAGCTTTGGTTGAGAGCTTGAGAGTAAGAGGTTTAGAAATATCTAAACCATCTTGGGATTCTGAGGTTGAGAGGTTCAAGGTTTTCTGGAGATCCTCGCTAGATGAAGCTTTATCGAGAAGATATGATGGATATGCTAATCCTTCTAAATTCTTTAAGAGACTTGATGAGAAGCTTCCGGAGAAGTATCTGATAACAGGAGGTCAGGGAGTTCATATAGTGTATGTATATGATTTTATGAGAATTAGAATGCCTAGAAGATTTCTAGCAGCTACGAGATTAGGTGCTATGGGCTACGCTCTTCCAGCAGCTATAGGAGCTAAACTGGCTCTACCAGATCACGAGGTTATAGCTGTGGTCGGTGATGGAGAGTTCATGATGAGTGTAGGAGAGCTTGAGACAATAGTCAGAGAGAATATTCCGGTGAAGATAGTAGTGGTTAACGACATGTCTTATAGAGTTCTCCTTCTAAGACAGAGGATCCAGAGAAGAGGTAGAGTTATAGGAACACTCCTCGGAGACGTATCCTTCGAAGCACTCGCCAGATCATTTGGAGTTCTCGGAGCTACTGTTAGAGATGACAGCGACATAGATAAAGCCATAGAAGAGATGCTAGGATCAGAGAAACCATTTCTGATAGACTTAAGAGTAAGCAGAGAAGATGTACCACCTCTTAATATAGAAGCTTCAATGAGAGTTGCAGAGTAGAGAGCATATGAGATTACATGAACACCAGCCGTATACTCACACCCAGTAGATATGATAGAGAGATTGAAAAAGAAGGTGTA encodes:
- a CDS encoding thiamine pyrophosphate-binding protein, whose protein sequence is MPTVASYITEVLEILGVKRIYGLIGTTLLDFMDALYDHRESIRLITTRHEQAAISMADAEYRATGGLGVAAVHGGPGFLNSILGLGIAFKDRVPLLLISGGVKRRLYGTDAMHEVDQISIVRSITRYAVRISREEELPKIMSRALWSALSKPRGPVVIEVPEDMWRCSVDSNPREVLRELEIPSMKPGERDVEEILNLLIKAEKPAILVCGEAAYPGVESLVSELARRVGAYVMVTGNARGACDETDPRCVGRVGFGGGSLPADRILEEADLLLVLGDELDDIATYGYNIIPRGDVVVVTENKIVESRPLYYLKLVYADPYETLKALVESLRVRGLEISKPSWDSEVERFKVFWRSSLDEALSRRYDGYANPSKFFKRLDEKLPEKYLITGGQGVHIVYVYDFMRIRMPRRFLAATRLGAMGYALPAAIGAKLALPDHEVIAVVGDGEFMMSVGELETIVRENIPVKIVVVNDMSYRVLLLRQRIQRRGRVIGTLLGDVSFEALARSFGVLGATVRDDSDIDKAIEEMLGSEKPFLIDLRVSREDVPPLNIEASMRVAE